The following are from one region of the Denticeps clupeoides unplaced genomic scaffold, fDenClu1.1, whole genome shotgun sequence genome:
- the LOC114773760 gene encoding NAD(P)H dehydrogenase [quinone] 1-like yields the protein MAAKNVLIVYAHQSAASFNAAVKKAAEEAFKAQGCDVVVSDLYAMKFKATATEDDVTGGIKNPEHFCYGEETMTAWQEGRLSPDIVAEQKKLKDADLVIFQFPMYWFTMPAIMKGWIDRVLTKGFAFSPEKPYSEGIFKNKKAMLSFTTNSHETMFSASGINGDINVTLWPIQNGILHFCGFQVLPPQIFWAPAYVPQEARASMLETWTGRLQGLLNEAPLSFAPCDSFDLEKGFQMKVDVQEKHSGSPYGLTVGHHLGKPLPPNSQMKAGV from the exons ATGG CAGCCAAGAACGTATTAATTGTTTATGCCCACCAAAGTGCCGCTTCTTTTAATGCTGCTGTTAAGAAGGCTGCTGAGGAAGCCTTCAAAGCTCAGGGCTGTGATGTAGTGGTGTCTGACCTGTATGCCATGAAATTCAAGGCCACAGCCACTGAAGATGACGTAACTG GAGGCATAAAGAACCCTGAGCACTTCTGTTATGGGGAGGAAACTATGACCGCATGGCAGGAAGGTCGCCTCAGTCCTGACATCGTAGCAGAAcagaagaagctgaaggacGCAGACCTAGTCATTTTCCAG TTTCCCATGTACTGGTTCACGATGCCTGCAATAATGAAAGGTTGGATTGACCGGGTTCTTACTAAAGGCTTTGCCTTCAGCCCTGAGAAACCCTACAGTGAAGGAATATTCAAG AATAAAAAGGCAATGCTGTCATTTACCACAAACTCTCATGAAACCATGTTCAGTGCCAGTGGAATTAATGGGGACATCAATGTGACCCTGTGGCCAATTCAG AATGGAATCCTTCACTTCTGTGGCTTCCAAGTTCTCCCTCCCCAGATCTTCTGGGCACCTGCATACGTTCCCCAGGAGGCAAGAGCCAGCATGCTGGAGACCTGGACTGGCCGTCTGCAGGGTCTCCTGAATGAGGCTCCCCTTTCTTTTGCACCTTGTGATAGCTTTGACCTGGAGAAGGGCTTCCAGATGAAGGTGGATGTGCAGGAGAAGCATTCTGGTTCTCCTTATGGCCTGACCGTAGGCCACCATCTTGGCAAACCTCTGCCTCCCAACAGCCAGATGAAAGCAGGAGTGTGA
- the LOC114773757 gene encoding atypical chemokine receptor 3-like, producing MNVSDPSDLLYEDLNYTDHDENISHVEMHLCLTAFNRIALLHAMCTLYVFIFMVGLAANAIVVCVNLRTGSHRHETHLYIMNLAVADLCVVATLPIWVSSLAQGGHWPFGEVACKLTHLIFSVNLFASIFFLACMSVDRYLSVNHFGNATGRRKRLVRRLVCIFTWLLALIASVPDTYFLKVVKASQADASLCRPVYPEHSPQEWMVGIQLSFVVLGFAVPFPVIAVSYALLARTLASCSTGDQDRRLSRKVILTYIVVFLLCWAPYHIVLLADALVLLGAVPLDCSMENGLYVALQLTQCLSLLHCCINPVVYSFIHRHYRYDLMKAFIFKYSTQSGIAQLMENSNGNDTENSTVENPSQL from the coding sequence ATGAACGTGAGTGACCCCTCTGACCTCTTGTACGAGGACCTGAACTACACTGACCATGATGAAAACATCTCACACGTGGAGATGCATCTGTGCCTCACGGCCTTTAACCGCATTGCCCTCCTCCATGCCATGTGCACCCTCTACGTCTTCATCTTCATGGTGGGCCTGGCAGCCAATGCCATAGTTGTTTGTGTCAACCTGCGCACTGGGAGCCACCGGCACGAGACACACCTGTACATCATGAACCTGGCTGTGGCCGACCTCTGTGTGGTGGCCACCCTCCCTATCTGGGTGAGCTCCTTGGCACAGGGGGGGCACTGGCCCTTTGGTGAAGTGGCCTGTAAGCTCACCCACCTCATCTTTAGTGTCAACCTTTTTGCCAGCATCTTCTTTTTGGCCTGTATGAGTGTTGACCGGTACCTCTCAGTGAACCACTTTGGAAATGCCACAGGGAGAAGAAAGAGGTTAGTGCGACGCCTGGTCTGCATATTCACATGGCTGCTCGCTCTCATTGCCTCTGTGCCCGATACCTACTTCCTCAAGGTGGTAAAGGCCTCGCAAGCTGATGCTAGCCTCTGCAGGCCTGTGTACCCTGAACACAGCCCACAGGAGTGGATGGTGGGTATTCAGCTCAGCTTTGTGGTGTTGGGGTTTGCTGTGCCCTTCCCGGTCATTGCCGTTTCATATGCCTTGTTGGCCAGAACCTTGGCCTCCTGCTCCACCGGAGACCAGGACAGAAGGTTGAGTCGAAAGGTCATCCTCACCTACATTGTAGTTTTCCTTTTGTGCTGGGCTCCGTACCACATTGTGCTCCTGGCCGATGCTCTGGTGCTCCTGGGCGCTGTGCCGCTGGACTGCAGCATGGAGAATGGCCTGTATGTGGCGCTGCAGCTCACCCAGTGCCTGTCCTTGCTACACTGCTGCATCAACCCCGTGGTGTATAGCTTCATTCACCGCCACTACCGCTATGACCTCATGAAGGCCTTCATCTTCAAGTACTCCACCCAGTCAGGAATCGCACAACTGATGGAGAACTCCAATGGAAATGACACAGAGAATTCCACAGTGGAGAACCCTTCACAGCTGTGA